The Micromonospora sp. Llam0 genome includes a window with the following:
- a CDS encoding glutamine synthetase family protein has protein sequence MRSLDERPVADGGDGRRAVPMLAADRGGFIDRHQLWTDAQYAAAGQLRRVVDELGIELIRFSFADQHGVLRGKTLTREAAATALRSGVTAPSSLLLKDPSGASVFPVFAADTRVGVAGFAGAGDIVLVPDPTTFRVLPWAPRTGWVLCDLRFPDGAAVPFCTRGLLRAQLDRLAAAGYAMTVGAELEFHVFAADGPSDGALDDDQVGRPGAPGHASGTRPLSRGAQLLHEDGLDRADEVVQLLHHGLTRLDLPLRSLELEFGPSQFEITMTAGDAAVAADQVLLARSAIRQLCRRHGYHATFMSRPAGAQTASTGWHLHQSLRELATGVAAFDPTVPGEALSPVAGHYLAGLLEHAGAAAAFATPTVNGYKRYLPFSLAPDRVAWGVDNKGAMVRAVGAGSDNGVRLENRCGEPAANPYLYIASQLVSGLDGIDRRLAPPPAVQDPYAADAPRLPASLAEALTALEADPAFAAALGAPVISWYATLKRREFARYLAYVSDWEQREYFDLI, from the coding sequence ATGCGTAGCCTCGACGAGCGGCCCGTCGCCGACGGTGGGGACGGCCGCCGTGCCGTGCCGATGCTCGCCGCCGACCGGGGCGGTTTCATCGACCGCCATCAACTGTGGACCGACGCCCAGTACGCCGCCGCCGGCCAGCTGCGCCGGGTCGTCGACGAGCTCGGCATCGAGCTGATCCGGTTCTCCTTCGCCGACCAGCACGGCGTGCTGCGCGGCAAGACGTTGACCCGCGAGGCGGCCGCCACGGCACTGCGGTCCGGGGTGACCGCGCCGTCGTCGCTGCTGCTCAAGGACCCGTCCGGTGCGTCGGTCTTCCCGGTCTTCGCCGCCGACACCCGCGTCGGGGTGGCCGGGTTCGCCGGTGCCGGGGACATCGTGCTGGTGCCCGACCCGACCACGTTCCGGGTGCTGCCGTGGGCGCCGCGGACCGGCTGGGTGCTGTGCGACCTGCGGTTCCCCGACGGTGCCGCGGTGCCGTTCTGCACCCGTGGTCTGCTGCGCGCGCAGCTCGACCGGCTGGCCGCCGCCGGGTACGCGATGACCGTCGGTGCCGAGCTGGAGTTCCACGTCTTCGCCGCCGACGGTCCCAGCGACGGCGCGCTCGACGACGACCAGGTGGGTCGGCCCGGCGCGCCCGGCCACGCCAGCGGCACCCGGCCGCTGAGCCGGGGCGCGCAACTGCTGCACGAGGACGGGCTGGACCGCGCCGACGAGGTCGTCCAACTGCTGCACCACGGGCTGACCCGGCTGGACCTGCCGCTGCGGTCCCTGGAGCTGGAGTTCGGGCCGAGCCAGTTCGAGATCACCATGACCGCCGGGGATGCGGCGGTCGCCGCCGACCAGGTGCTGCTGGCCCGCTCGGCGATCCGCCAGCTCTGCCGCCGGCACGGCTACCACGCCACGTTCATGTCCCGCCCGGCCGGCGCCCAGACCGCGTCCACCGGGTGGCACCTGCACCAGTCGCTGCGCGAGCTGGCCACCGGCGTGGCGGCGTTCGACCCGACGGTGCCGGGGGAGGCGCTCTCCCCGGTCGCCGGGCACTACCTCGCCGGTCTGCTGGAGCATGCCGGTGCGGCCGCCGCCTTCGCCACCCCGACGGTCAACGGCTACAAGCGCTACCTGCCGTTCTCGCTCGCCCCGGACCGGGTGGCCTGGGGGGTCGACAACAAAGGGGCCATGGTCCGGGCCGTCGGCGCCGGCTCCGACAACGGCGTACGGCTGGAGAACCGGTGCGGCGAGCCCGCCGCCAACCCGTACCTCTACATCGCGTCGCAGCTGGTCAGCGGCCTGGACGGGATCGACCGGCGGCTCGCCCCGCCACCGGCGGTGCAGGATCCGTACGCCGCCGACGCGCCCCGGCTGCCGGCCTCGCTCGCCGAGGCGCTGACCGCGCTGGAGGCCGATCCGGCGTTCGCCGCCGCGCTCGGCGCCCCGGTGATCTCCTGGTACGCGACGCTCAAGCGCCGCGAGTTCGCCCGCTACCTCGCGTACGTCTCCGACTGGGAGCAGCGCGAGTACTTCGACCTGATCTGA
- a CDS encoding aromatic ring-hydroxylating dioxygenase subunit alpha, whose translation MLRREENERITRSGPGTPLGRLMRAYWQPAALVSEMDPQRPVKPVRLLGEDLVLFKQAAGGWALVGRFCAHRGVDLAYGRHEDGGLRCLYHGWLYGPDGRCLEQPAEPPHSTFASKVRIPSYPCVERNGIVFAYLGEGGPPPMPHYDCFQAPDEYTFAFKGLWECNWLQGVEGGIDPSHVSFLHRFIDEDPRDVYGQQFSEEVAGTGQKLSKLVGDAYRPDIEVEQAEHGLRVYALRQLTDEIRHVRITNLVFPNAFVVPFGNDKVFCQWHVPIDDYHHYWYMIFYDFAEPTDKQTLLAQRLDEVSLPDYRPLRNRANNWGFDPAEQRDLTYTGMGLDINVHDQWAVESMGPIQDRTVERLGVSDRAVTANRRLLLRAIDAFEAGNPVPARPADEAAAAELTGPLAVDTVAPTDGWEQTWREREAQRRAGSPWAGDSARSAVGAPARSAAGDA comes from the coding sequence ATGCTGCGGCGCGAGGAGAACGAGCGGATCACCCGCTCCGGGCCGGGCACGCCGCTCGGCCGGCTGATGCGCGCGTACTGGCAGCCGGCGGCGCTGGTGTCGGAGATGGACCCGCAGCGGCCGGTCAAGCCGGTCCGGCTGCTCGGCGAGGACCTGGTGCTGTTCAAGCAGGCAGCCGGCGGCTGGGCGTTGGTCGGCCGGTTCTGCGCGCACCGGGGCGTCGACCTGGCGTACGGCCGGCACGAGGACGGCGGGCTGCGCTGCCTCTACCACGGCTGGCTGTACGGGCCGGACGGGCGCTGCCTGGAGCAGCCGGCCGAGCCGCCGCACAGCACCTTCGCCAGCAAGGTGCGCATCCCGAGCTACCCGTGCGTCGAGCGCAACGGCATCGTCTTCGCCTACCTCGGCGAGGGCGGCCCGCCGCCGATGCCGCACTACGACTGCTTCCAGGCCCCCGACGAGTACACCTTCGCCTTCAAAGGGCTGTGGGAGTGCAACTGGCTGCAGGGCGTCGAGGGCGGCATCGACCCCAGTCACGTCTCGTTCCTGCACCGGTTCATCGACGAGGATCCGCGCGACGTCTACGGGCAGCAGTTCAGCGAGGAGGTCGCCGGCACCGGGCAGAAGCTGTCCAAACTGGTCGGCGACGCCTACCGGCCGGACATCGAGGTCGAGCAGGCCGAGCACGGACTGCGGGTGTACGCGCTGCGCCAGCTCACCGACGAGATCCGCCACGTGCGCATCACGAACCTGGTCTTCCCGAACGCGTTCGTCGTGCCGTTCGGCAACGACAAGGTCTTCTGCCAGTGGCACGTGCCGATCGACGACTACCACCACTACTGGTACATGATCTTCTACGACTTCGCCGAGCCGACCGACAAGCAGACCCTGCTCGCCCAGCGGCTCGACGAGGTCTCCCTGCCGGACTACCGGCCGCTGCGCAACCGGGCCAACAACTGGGGCTTCGACCCGGCCGAGCAGCGGGACCTGACCTACACCGGGATGGGCCTGGACATCAACGTCCACGACCAGTGGGCGGTGGAGAGCATGGGCCCGATCCAGGACCGCACCGTGGAGCGACTCGGCGTCTCCGACCGGGCGGTGACCGCGAACCGTCGGCTGCTGCTACGCGCCATCGACGCCTTCGAGGCTGGCAACCCGGTCCCGGCCCGCCCGGCCGACGAGGCCGCCGCCGCCGAGCTGACCGGTCCGCTGGCCGTCGACACCGTCGCCCCGACCGACGGCTGGGAACAGACCTGGCGCGAGCGTGAGGCGCAGCGACGGGCCGGCTCCCCGTGGGCCGGCGATTCGGCCCGGTCGGCGGTCGGCGCCCCGGCGCGGTCGGCGGCCGGCGATGCGTAG
- a CDS encoding saccharopine dehydrogenase NADP-binding domain-containing protein, producing MTAGSGAVVVVGGYGAVGHATAEMLAEWFPGRVLVAGRDPARAARAADAIGRGTTWRQVDVTSAADRARLSADAALVVMAVERANVAVAQEAVRRGVHYVDVTASPQLLRPLTDLDQLAVRTGSTVALSVGVAPGLTNLLADECLRELPAADTVELTLMLGTGDPHGRDSVRWIVEQAATASVGTAGAGVGGGTDVGRPRRTRVDLPGVGRRAVFPFPFSDQHVLTARHGVRATTRMCLDSRVLTWTLFAGRSSGLFRLARRLRLDDVLVSALVWARVGADRFVVRASASRSSGPAVTRAVAGRGTSQVTGAVAAVVARQVLTGGTGTPARVSAGVRHIDQVTGLADLVAELSRHGVMLE from the coding sequence GTGACCGCCGGCAGCGGGGCCGTCGTCGTGGTCGGCGGGTACGGGGCGGTCGGCCACGCGACCGCCGAGATGCTGGCGGAATGGTTCCCCGGCCGGGTTCTGGTGGCCGGTCGGGACCCGGCCCGGGCGGCGCGGGCGGCCGACGCCATCGGGCGCGGCACCACCTGGCGGCAGGTCGACGTGACGTCGGCGGCCGACCGAGCCCGGCTGTCGGCGGACGCGGCGCTGGTGGTGATGGCGGTGGAACGGGCGAACGTGGCGGTGGCCCAAGAGGCGGTACGTCGGGGCGTCCACTACGTCGACGTCACCGCCTCGCCGCAGCTGCTGCGGCCGCTCACCGATCTCGACCAGCTCGCCGTCCGTACCGGATCGACCGTCGCGCTCAGCGTCGGCGTGGCTCCCGGCCTGACCAACCTGCTCGCCGACGAGTGCCTACGGGAGCTGCCCGCAGCGGACACCGTGGAGCTGACGCTGATGCTCGGCACCGGCGATCCGCACGGCCGTGACTCGGTCCGCTGGATCGTCGAGCAGGCCGCGACCGCGTCGGTGGGTACGGCCGGTGCCGGCGTCGGCGGCGGTACCGACGTTGGTCGGCCGCGTCGGACGCGGGTCGACCTGCCGGGGGTCGGTCGCCGTGCGGTCTTCCCCTTTCCCTTCTCGGACCAGCATGTCCTGACGGCCCGTCACGGGGTCCGGGCCACCACCCGGATGTGCCTGGACTCCAGGGTCTTGACGTGGACGCTGTTTGCCGGTCGGTCGTCCGGGCTGTTCCGCCTGGCCCGCCGGTTGCGGCTGGACGACGTGCTGGTGTCGGCGCTGGTCTGGGCGCGGGTCGGCGCCGACCGGTTCGTGGTGCGGGCGAGCGCCAGCAGATCGAGCGGACCGGCGGTGACGCGGGCGGTGGCCGGGCGCGGCACGAGCCAGGTCACCGGGGCGGTCGCGGCGGTGGTCGCCCGGCAGGTGCTGACCGGCGGCACCGGCACCCCGGCCAGGGTGTCGGCCGGGGTGCGGCACATCGACCAGGTGACCGGCCTGGCGGACCTGGTGGCGGAGCTGAGCCGGCACGGCGTGATGCTGGAGTGA
- a CDS encoding LysR family transcriptional regulator, with protein sequence MLDTWTLRVLVEVAEQQSFSAAAQALTMTQPAVSRQIAGLERRLGVPLFRRLPRGVRPTPAGIAAVAQAREVLAQLRDLESRVAAFGGLSGGELRMSAFASANTTLVPAAISRFRDRHPDVTLRLAAVDPAAPLSAVRDGLVDLALLTGWQLPAEPPTNSTTAYPTARTISARSAGVGSAAVDGVDLVSLTDEELQVALPAGHRLAGVDRVQLPDLAGETWIDGAYPDCLGPLTALADALGGPPRIAFHCDDWHGKQALVAAGAGIMLVPALARGTAHPGVVLRPTSPALPPRQLYAAVATPPLRPPAVTVMLAMLRELIATGPAWSIDEQPVHLGGEHLGGVDAHPGEVAGELRREHTA encoded by the coding sequence ATGCTTGACACCTGGACCCTGCGGGTGCTCGTCGAGGTCGCCGAACAGCAGTCCTTCTCTGCGGCGGCCCAGGCGCTCACCATGACCCAGCCGGCGGTCTCCCGGCAGATCGCCGGGCTGGAGCGCCGGCTCGGCGTACCGCTGTTCCGCCGGCTGCCCCGGGGGGTACGGCCGACCCCGGCCGGCATCGCCGCGGTCGCCCAGGCCCGCGAGGTGCTCGCCCAGCTGCGGGATCTCGAGTCGCGGGTGGCGGCCTTCGGCGGGCTCTCCGGCGGCGAACTGCGCATGTCGGCCTTTGCCAGCGCCAACACCACCCTGGTGCCGGCGGCGATCAGCCGGTTCCGCGACCGGCACCCGGACGTCACGCTCCGGCTGGCCGCCGTCGACCCGGCAGCCCCGCTGTCAGCGGTCCGCGACGGGCTGGTCGACCTCGCGCTGCTCACCGGGTGGCAGCTGCCCGCCGAGCCGCCGACGAACAGCACGACCGCGTACCCGACCGCCCGCACGATTTCGGCCAGGTCCGCTGGTGTCGGGTCCGCCGCCGTCGACGGGGTCGACCTGGTCTCCCTGACGGACGAGGAGCTGCAGGTCGCCCTTCCAGCCGGGCACCGGCTGGCCGGCGTCGACCGGGTGCAGCTGCCCGACCTGGCCGGCGAGACGTGGATCGACGGCGCGTACCCGGACTGTCTGGGGCCGCTCACCGCGCTGGCCGACGCCCTCGGCGGCCCGCCCCGGATCGCCTTCCACTGCGACGACTGGCACGGCAAGCAGGCTCTGGTGGCGGCCGGTGCCGGCATCATGCTGGTGCCCGCGCTCGCCCGGGGGACTGCCCATCCGGGGGTGGTGCTGCGACCGACCAGCCCGGCGCTGCCCCCACGGCAGCTCTACGCCGCCGTCGCCACACCGCCACTGCGGCCACCGGCCGTCACCGTCATGCTCGCCATGCTTCGCGAGCTGATCGCCACCGGTCCGGCATGGTCAATCGACGAGCAGCCCGTCCACCTCGGCGGCGAACACCTGGGCGGGGTCGATGCCCATCCCGGTGAGGTGGCCGGCGAGCTTCGGCGAGAGCACACCGCGTAG
- a CDS encoding ACP S-malonyltransferase, with protein MGADLFTQFPEVTTLADGVLGYSIEELCTRDPDRRLRDTRYAQPAVFVVNALMAMRQVADDPHGYQFFAGHSLGEYNALVATGVLDFPTALRIVKQRGELMAGITGGGMSAIQGVPAAFVRRALAETGLAGVHIANYNADTQTTIAGERTEVAVAAKAIGALPGARVVPINVSGPFHTPLMASVEPALRVILANCVFGTATGTVVSSVNGEVFDPEAGVDLLAGQVCAPVQWVRAVTTLRALGVTHFDEVNGSTMSALVSRIH; from the coding sequence ATGGGGGCTGATCTGTTCACCCAGTTCCCGGAGGTCACCACCCTTGCGGACGGTGTCCTCGGCTACTCGATCGAGGAGCTATGCACTAGGGATCCGGATCGAAGACTACGGGACACCCGTTATGCCCAGCCGGCCGTCTTCGTCGTCAACGCCCTCATGGCCATGCGCCAAGTCGCCGACGATCCGCACGGCTACCAGTTCTTCGCCGGCCACAGCCTGGGCGAATACAATGCACTCGTCGCTACGGGCGTACTCGACTTCCCGACGGCACTGCGGATCGTTAAACAGCGGGGCGAACTGATGGCCGGCATCACCGGTGGCGGAATGTCGGCGATCCAGGGCGTGCCGGCGGCCTTCGTCCGACGTGCCCTGGCGGAGACCGGCCTCGCTGGCGTGCACATCGCGAACTACAACGCCGACACGCAGACGACGATCGCTGGCGAACGGACTGAGGTGGCCGTGGCTGCGAAGGCGATCGGCGCGCTTCCCGGCGCCCGCGTCGTCCCGATCAACGTCAGTGGACCGTTCCACACTCCGCTGATGGCCTCGGTAGAGCCAGCGTTGCGGGTCATCCTGGCGAATTGCGTCTTCGGCACCGCGACCGGCACGGTCGTCTCGAGCGTCAACGGCGAAGTTTTCGATCCGGAAGCAGGTGTCGATCTGCTGGCCGGCCAGGTCTGCGCACCCGTGCAATGGGTACGGGCGGTCACCACTCTGCGGGCATTGGGAGTCACCCACTTCGACGAAGTCAACGGCAGCACCATGAGCGCGCTGGTGAGCAGGATTCATTGA
- a CDS encoding type I polyketide synthase encodes MSIAIVGASVRLPGVEDLDDLWRVVSTGTSLTRPFPQHRRDTLNEYIHYLRATTVEPVDDDSLDFHNGCYLDSVDTFDYAAFGMTPRQAALTDPHHRMVLRAMFLALEDAGYSADRLRGSRTGVFVGFATNPGSTYMDYISRVEPSLSQQAITGNIPAMLANRLSHLLDLRGPSLVVDAACSATLVAVHQAKNALLAGDCDMAVVGGARIVFAPVKHPHSAIGIESSDGVTRTFDEAADGTGFGEGSGAVVLKRTDRALADGDEIYAIIKGSAVNHDGHTDGITSPSAHSQADLLLAAWENAGIDPRTLGYFEAHGTATRVGDPIEHEGMKLAFAQHTTDKNFCAVGTVKANVGHLFEGSGVIGLLKAVAVLRHRQLPPQANFVNPNPQLDFASGPLFVPTSLQPWETDGAPRRCGVSAFGLGGTNAHVVVEEHIAPAPQTGSAGDHPTGEHLFTLSAATIRSLAGLLRGYLRLIDEGGLAGVDIADVCHTTRLSRSAHRYRIALAVTGVDDLRDGIERILADDRPQITGALADTAQAYLRGESVDWRTLAAGRAHRIVRLPHYVFDETTAWLDFPQDWRQTMSLERATTRHPVTHDVRLRPVPMPEAAPTDAGTVLALADPSTDAEALLAPALSDGSRIVRLGEPVGPDGPTFDADSPASYEHLVRLADEHGVTHLVYALAFESTPADDIEEVERRSAKNLRGLFHLSKALMAAGAKLDLIVLTRTAISADEGDVTAVTDNAALVGFGKVLVREYPYIQVKHVDVDMSVPVSAVRAEIFGDGYGLSVLRGERRLREVFVEVPDIELTPGDPGPRPYLRSGGTYLITGGTGALGLAVARDFATAQPDITVVLLSRSGLPPREQWDELLTSAADRAVTTRIQTVRDIESLGARVLAMAVDAGDSKALAEAVTQLRAGHGRIDGIVHAAGLPGGSTVMFRQLDEFDAVVRAKLHSAFVLEESTRTDPPDFIAHFSSVASVFPAPGQADYAAANYYLDNLARSRAGGRCHVLALDWVAWKEIGMAVDFGTNGDTMFKALPTAVGLAVLDAGLRSDRSRLFAGELNYGGELIHLLRSYDVAPSDDIEATVQQQMHVLEERLTKATDKIRTTIEAVTVQLDGRPDGAYSDVELSVARCLALAFGYDRLDVQADFFDLGGDSLMATAVANHIAVYHGVSYDVADLLADRTTAEIAYHIEDLRDLAASSM; translated from the coding sequence ATGAGCATCGCCATCGTTGGCGCCTCAGTGAGACTACCCGGGGTCGAGGATCTGGACGATCTCTGGCGCGTCGTCAGCACCGGCACGAGCCTCACCCGGCCCTTTCCGCAGCACCGCCGGGACACCCTCAACGAGTACATCCACTACCTGCGGGCAACGACCGTCGAACCGGTCGACGACGACAGCCTCGACTTCCACAACGGCTGCTATCTCGACTCGGTCGACACGTTCGACTACGCGGCGTTCGGGATGACGCCCCGACAGGCCGCACTGACCGACCCGCACCACCGCATGGTTCTGCGCGCCATGTTCCTCGCGCTGGAGGACGCCGGGTACTCGGCGGACCGGCTCCGCGGCAGCCGTACCGGGGTCTTCGTCGGCTTCGCGACGAACCCGGGCTCGACCTACATGGACTACATCTCCCGGGTGGAGCCCTCCCTGAGTCAGCAGGCGATCACCGGCAACATCCCAGCGATGCTCGCCAACCGGCTGTCACACCTGCTCGACCTACGCGGTCCGAGTCTCGTCGTCGACGCCGCCTGCTCGGCAACCTTGGTCGCGGTGCACCAGGCGAAGAACGCCCTGTTGGCCGGCGACTGCGACATGGCGGTGGTCGGCGGCGCGCGGATCGTCTTCGCCCCGGTCAAGCACCCGCACTCGGCGATCGGCATCGAATCCTCCGATGGCGTGACCCGCACCTTCGACGAGGCCGCCGACGGCACCGGCTTCGGGGAGGGATCCGGGGCGGTCGTGCTCAAACGGACCGACCGGGCGCTGGCCGACGGCGACGAGATCTACGCCATCATCAAGGGCAGTGCCGTCAACCACGACGGCCACACCGACGGCATCACCAGCCCGAGCGCCCATTCACAGGCCGATCTGCTGCTCGCCGCCTGGGAGAACGCCGGGATCGATCCGCGCACGCTCGGCTACTTCGAGGCGCACGGCACCGCCACCCGAGTGGGCGACCCGATCGAGCACGAGGGCATGAAGTTGGCCTTCGCCCAACACACGACAGACAAGAACTTCTGTGCCGTCGGCACGGTCAAAGCCAACGTCGGGCACCTGTTCGAGGGCTCCGGAGTGATCGGCCTGCTCAAAGCGGTGGCCGTACTACGGCACCGTCAGCTCCCGCCGCAGGCCAACTTCGTCAACCCCAATCCGCAGCTCGACTTCGCCTCCGGCCCGTTGTTCGTCCCGACCAGCCTGCAGCCGTGGGAAACCGACGGCGCGCCACGTCGCTGTGGGGTCAGCGCGTTCGGCCTCGGCGGCACCAACGCCCACGTGGTGGTCGAAGAACACATCGCGCCGGCGCCGCAAACCGGCTCAGCCGGCGACCACCCGACTGGTGAGCACCTGTTCACTCTCAGCGCGGCCACCATCCGATCACTGGCCGGGTTGTTGCGCGGCTACCTGCGGTTGATCGACGAGGGCGGGCTGGCTGGCGTCGACATCGCCGACGTCTGCCACACGACGCGGCTGTCGCGGTCGGCACACCGGTACCGAATCGCGCTGGCCGTCACCGGCGTCGACGATCTCCGTGACGGCATCGAACGGATCCTCGCCGACGACCGACCGCAGATCACCGGCGCGCTCGCCGACACCGCGCAGGCGTATCTGCGGGGTGAGTCGGTCGACTGGCGGACGCTGGCGGCGGGTCGTGCGCACCGCATCGTCCGGTTGCCCCACTACGTCTTCGACGAGACGACCGCCTGGCTGGACTTTCCGCAGGACTGGCGCCAGACCATGTCCCTGGAGCGGGCCACCACGCGGCATCCGGTCACCCACGACGTGCGGCTGCGACCGGTGCCGATGCCGGAGGCGGCCCCCACCGACGCCGGCACGGTCCTCGCCCTGGCCGACCCGTCGACCGACGCCGAGGCGCTGCTGGCTCCCGCGTTGTCCGACGGCAGCCGGATCGTCCGGCTCGGCGAACCGGTCGGCCCGGACGGTCCGACGTTCGACGCCGACAGCCCTGCCTCGTACGAGCACCTCGTGCGGTTGGCCGACGAACACGGGGTCACGCATCTCGTCTACGCCCTGGCCTTCGAGTCGACGCCGGCGGATGACATCGAAGAGGTGGAACGTCGGTCGGCGAAGAACCTGCGCGGACTGTTCCACCTGTCGAAGGCGTTGATGGCGGCCGGAGCCAAACTCGACCTGATCGTGCTCACCCGGACCGCCATCAGCGCGGACGAGGGTGACGTCACGGCGGTCACCGACAACGCGGCGCTGGTCGGCTTCGGCAAGGTGCTCGTCCGCGAATACCCGTACATCCAGGTCAAGCACGTCGACGTCGATATGTCCGTACCGGTGAGCGCGGTCCGCGCCGAGATCTTCGGCGACGGATACGGATTGTCGGTGCTGCGCGGCGAGCGGCGGTTGCGGGAGGTCTTCGTCGAGGTCCCCGACATTGAGCTCACCCCCGGGGATCCCGGCCCCCGGCCCTACCTCAGGTCCGGCGGCACGTACCTGATCACCGGCGGCACCGGCGCCCTCGGCCTCGCGGTCGCCCGCGACTTCGCCACCGCGCAGCCGGACATCACGGTCGTGCTGCTCAGCCGGTCCGGACTACCGCCGCGCGAGCAGTGGGACGAGCTGTTGACGTCGGCGGCCGATCGCGCCGTGACGACCCGGATCCAGACGGTACGCGACATCGAGTCACTGGGTGCGAGGGTGCTCGCGATGGCGGTCGACGCAGGGGACAGCAAGGCGCTCGCCGAGGCGGTGACGCAGCTGCGCGCCGGCCACGGCCGGATCGACGGCATCGTGCACGCGGCCGGGCTCCCCGGTGGCAGCACCGTCATGTTCCGCCAGCTGGACGAGTTCGACGCCGTCGTGCGGGCGAAACTGCACTCCGCCTTCGTGCTGGAGGAGTCGACCCGGACCGACCCGCCGGACTTCATCGCCCACTTCTCGTCGGTCGCGTCGGTGTTTCCCGCGCCGGGACAGGCCGACTACGCGGCGGCCAACTACTACCTCGACAACCTGGCCCGGTCGCGGGCGGGTGGCCGGTGCCACGTGCTCGCGCTGGACTGGGTGGCCTGGAAAGAGATCGGCATGGCCGTGGACTTCGGCACCAACGGCGACACGATGTTCAAGGCGCTGCCGACCGCCGTCGGGCTGGCCGTACTCGACGCGGGTCTGCGCTCGGACCGGTCCCGGCTGTTCGCCGGCGAACTCAACTACGGTGGCGAGCTCATCCACCTGCTGCGCTCGTACGACGTCGCGCCCTCCGACGACATCGAGGCGACCGTGCAGCAGCAGATGCACGTGCTGGAGGAGCGGCTCACGAAGGCCACCGACAAGATCCGTACGACGATCGAAGCGGTGACGGTGCAGCTCGACGGCCGGCCCGACGGGGCCTACTCCGACGTCGAGTTGTCCGTGGCGAGGTGCCTGGCGCTCGCGTTCGGCTACGACCGGCTCGACGTACAGGCCGACTTCTTCGACCTGGGCGGCGACTCGCTGATGGCGACGGCGGTGGCCAACCACATCGCGGTCTACCACGGTGTGTCCTACGACGTCGCGGACCTGCTCGCCGACCGGACCACCGCCGAGATCGCCTACCACATCGAGGACCTGCGGGACCTCGCGGCGAGTTCCATGTGA
- a CDS encoding MATE family efflux transporter: MTDMTRGPALRQIVGFALPLTAASLFMQTYLLVDGIVVGRYVGVDGLAAVGASGPLFYLLNAMFIGLGTAFTIRLAHLRGGRQDEQRRNVVMALATVTVGWTIGSIVLVTVLARPVLALMGITGALAEQCAHFIGMLSIGFPGIFGSAAVSAYLRGLGNSRAAMWVQAVGNVINIGLAWLFVGGMGLGVGGAALATAVSATVAAVVGVVASGRLYPLPAGRPTPDAVRRELLDATRLGFPLATQHIILALGIMVLVWIIERYGEAVMAGFTIVSRIEAFTAILFLSFSGAMTTFAAQNLGAGDTDRARRALLQTLGLTVGLTALFSAVVLAAHRPIVAVFTDDPAAREIAGRYLLIIYPFFSLYTVMVVLHGYLNGARRTTVPLICTILAFGLVQLPFAYLLSRPFGVQAVMWAVVVSWTTGLTYSLFCLRHVLLPPRRTPAGDTMPTPVEARGSS; this comes from the coding sequence ATGACCGACATGACCCGCGGGCCGGCCCTACGGCAGATCGTCGGTTTCGCCCTGCCACTGACCGCGGCAAGTCTGTTCATGCAGACCTATCTGCTGGTCGACGGCATCGTTGTCGGCCGCTACGTCGGCGTCGACGGGCTCGCTGCGGTCGGGGCGAGTGGCCCACTGTTCTACCTGTTGAACGCGATGTTCATCGGACTCGGCACCGCGTTCACCATCCGGCTGGCGCATTTGCGCGGCGGCCGGCAGGACGAGCAACGACGCAACGTAGTGATGGCGCTGGCCACAGTGACCGTCGGCTGGACGATCGGATCCATCGTCCTGGTCACCGTGCTGGCCAGGCCGGTCCTGGCGTTGATGGGGATCACCGGGGCGCTGGCCGAGCAGTGTGCCCACTTCATCGGGATGCTCTCGATCGGGTTCCCCGGCATCTTCGGCTCGGCGGCGGTCAGCGCCTACCTGCGTGGTCTGGGCAACTCCCGGGCGGCAATGTGGGTGCAGGCGGTCGGCAACGTGATCAACATCGGGTTGGCCTGGCTGTTCGTCGGCGGGATGGGGCTCGGTGTCGGTGGCGCCGCGCTGGCGACGGCGGTCTCCGCCACCGTCGCGGCGGTGGTCGGCGTCGTCGCCTCGGGCCGGCTCTACCCGCTGCCGGCGGGCCGGCCCACCCCGGACGCCGTACGACGGGAGCTCCTCGACGCCACCCGACTCGGCTTTCCGCTGGCGACGCAGCACATCATCCTGGCCCTCGGCATCATGGTGCTGGTCTGGATCATCGAACGGTACGGCGAGGCGGTGATGGCCGGCTTCACCATCGTCTCGCGGATCGAAGCGTTCACCGCGATCCTGTTCCTGTCGTTCTCCGGTGCGATGACCACGTTCGCGGCGCAGAACCTCGGCGCGGGCGACACCGATCGGGCGCGACGGGCACTGCTGCAGACGCTCGGGCTCACCGTCGGTCTGACCGCACTGTTCTCCGCCGTGGTCCTGGCCGCGCACCGGCCGATCGTCGCCGTCTTCACCGACGACCCGGCCGCCCGCGAGATCGCCGGACGGTATCTGCTGATCATCTATCCGTTCTTCTCGCTGTACACCGTGATGGTGGTGCTGCACGGCTACCTCAACGGCGCCCGCCGGACCACGGTGCCACTGATCTGCACGATTCTCGCTTTCGGTCTGGTGCAGTTGCCCTTCGCGTACCTGCTCAGTCGACCGTTCGGCGTCCAGGCCGTGATGTGGGCCGTGGTGGTGAGCTGGACCACCGGGCTGACGTACTCGTTGTTCTGCCTGCGACACGTCCTGCTGCCACCACGTCGCACCCCGGCCGGTGACACCATGCCCACCCCCGTCGAGGCACGAGGATCATCTTGA